A genomic window from candidate division WOR-3 bacterium includes:
- a CDS encoding lysylphosphatidylglycerol synthase domain-containing protein has product MESGKQFSSILKKVIFWIIVLIIFFFLGKNLVQTWQEIPFDKLKFNLGFILISFIPIFLNFLYGAYLWQKILANLGEKISFKYSLSTTGISVLGKYLPGKVWFAAGRVYFIKKLGVKEEKGFLSIALETGLLLLSSLIIFIISPLIYNYAILRNYIFLAIILTILAIIALHPFFAGKIINIICRLLKRPFVDLRYRYFSMLALTLLFGIVWINYGIGFFFLINSFYPVSCSKFIDLTGVFSISWNLGFIALFAPAGLGVREGILTLLLSLYFPKPIAIIISLLSRLWITVAEILFAAISIKFLPWQISKSINLGNSQE; this is encoded by the coding sequence ATGGAGTCCGGCAAACAATTCTCATCAATCTTAAAGAAAGTAATTTTCTGGATTATTGTTTTAATTATATTCTTCTTTTTAGGTAAAAACCTTGTTCAGACCTGGCAGGAGATTCCTTTTGACAAATTAAAATTCAATTTAGGCTTTATCTTAATCTCATTTATCCCCATTTTTTTGAACTTCCTTTATGGGGCGTATCTCTGGCAGAAAATATTGGCAAATCTTGGAGAAAAAATATCGTTTAAATATTCCTTATCTACAACAGGAATTTCAGTCCTCGGGAAATATTTGCCCGGCAAAGTATGGTTTGCCGCAGGTCGAGTTTATTTTATTAAAAAATTGGGTGTAAAAGAAGAAAAAGGATTTTTGAGTATCGCGTTGGAAACAGGACTTCTTTTGCTTTCTTCACTTATCATTTTCATAATCTCCCCATTGATTTATAACTACGCTATATTAAGAAATTATATATTCCTCGCTATTATATTAACCATATTGGCTATTATTGCCCTGCATCCATTTTTTGCAGGTAAAATTATAAATATCATATGCCGGTTATTAAAACGTCCATTTGTAGACTTGCGATACCGATATTTTTCGATGTTAGCTTTAACCTTATTATTCGGAATTGTCTGGATAAATTATGGCATTGGCTTTTTCTTTCTAATAAATTCATTCTATCCGGTATCTTGTAGTAAATTTATTGATTTGACTGGTGTATTTTCAATCTCCTGGAATCTTGGATTTATTGCATTATTTGCCCCTGCGGGATTGGGCGTTAGAGAAGGTATATTAACTCTTTTACTGTCTCTTTATTTTCCTAAACCGATTGCAATTATAATAAGTCTTTTGTCGCGATTGTGGATAACTGTTGCCGAGATTCTTTTTGCTGCGATTTCAATAAAATTCCTACCCTGGCAAATTTCAAAAAGTATCAATTTGGGGAATTCGCAAGAATAA
- a CDS encoding glycosyltransferase family 1 protein yields the protein MKIALINDQPFYSGMGKYAFKIFELLKGRFHIDFLLLDYKARALKNQDGAIIVQDKRYPIIDNKPFFWYRLHEKFPEYDLYHFANQNLSFLISKTNSIITCHDLAPLITPDHLSERFWRRFIYWGLKKALIIMADSDSTKKDLIKIYGISEKKIKTVYLGVEHNIFRPLQNKEILKHKLNIPEDFKVILNVGTEKYRKNIPCLLKAFAKLLADYKNIILIRVGRQSDTTRQLIRKLGIENNIKYFENVKENELPDFYNAADIFVMPSFYEGFGLPALEAMSCGTPVVVANTSSLPEIVGEAGLKVNPYSVLEIYEGIKKLLDNRSLYSELKEKGITQAKKFTWQKTADSVAEIYENFTD from the coding sequence ATGAAAATAGCATTAATAAATGATCAACCTTTCTATTCAGGGATGGGTAAATATGCATTCAAGATATTTGAATTGCTAAAAGGGAGATTTCACATTGATTTCTTATTACTAGATTACAAAGCTCGTGCATTAAAAAATCAAGATGGTGCTATCATTGTTCAGGATAAAAGATATCCAATTATTGATAATAAACCATTTTTCTGGTATAGGCTCCACGAAAAATTTCCAGAATATGATTTGTATCATTTTGCCAATCAAAATCTATCCTTTTTAATCTCAAAAACAAACTCTATTATCACCTGTCATGACCTCGCCCCCTTAATAACCCCAGACCATCTTTCAGAAAGATTCTGGCGGCGCTTCATTTACTGGGGGTTAAAAAAGGCTTTGATTATCATGGCGGATTCAGATTCAACCAAAAAAGACTTGATAAAAATTTATGGAATTTCGGAAAAGAAAATAAAAACCGTCTATCTCGGTGTCGAACATAATATCTTCAGACCTTTGCAAAATAAAGAGATTTTGAAACATAAACTAAATATCCCAGAAGATTTCAAAGTCATCCTCAATGTGGGAACTGAAAAATATCGGAAAAATATTCCCTGTCTTTTGAAGGCGTTCGCAAAACTTTTAGCTGATTATAAGAATATCATTTTAATAAGGGTCGGAAGGCAATCTGATACCACGCGTCAATTGATAAGGAAACTGGGGATTGAAAATAATATAAAATATTTTGAAAATGTTAAAGAAAACGAACTTCCAGATTTTTATAATGCCGCAGATATATTCGTAATGCCTTCTTTTTATGAAGGTTTTGGGCTTCCCGCCCTTGAGGCAATGAGTTGTGGGACTCCAGTGGTGGTTGCCAATACAAGTTCTCTGCCCGAAATCGTGGGTGAGGCAGGATTAAAAGTAAATCCATATTCCGTGTTGGAAATTTACGAGGGTATAAAAAAATTGTTGGATAATCGAAGCCTTTATTCTGAGCTAAAAGAAAAGGGCATTACCCAAGCAAAAAAATTCACCTGGCAAAAGACTGCAGATTCAGTTGCTGAAATCTATGAAAACTTTACTGATTAA
- a CDS encoding T9SS type A sorting domain-containing protein, translating into MAIIVVCILTIYNGPILIGGRQWDQKIHNINNIEFGVTNYGKIGVPCYWPKGSGQGYIFGSGIWVGAIDSITCDTMVTIGYGTHGGESEFVPGLYGQDPGAPCVIIYMYPYPWPAPLDSFPMAPQEPLSDQDSWCCYNDCDSTYHMPNDTKPIGIGVYQTVYVWSDSLLADMAFLKFEIKNVLHKPIKNLYFGYCADCDIGNEAGTNANDICYAIVGKWYVVNGESIWVDNLAFQYQFADEPGWSDVGAIGFDLLQTPFDLQWGQDKDNDGIVDQYERDSIYYWNNVPPSQWDIDNDGVPDWRDPSENPQMGLTAYKRFTLVSDPYHDNERYLALAGYDYNNGQYVPYDTVVPQPDDQRFLMASGPFQLMPDSSATIILGVMLTYWDRYNHSMPDTEIVLLDHRMQTYWNLNWRLGIHAGSLFSSKVNNLCIKPNPVKDEARVHFILKEPSYVTLNLYNSLGQLVLNAWNGVKPTGEYNIRIDVRELPSGTYFLVLKSETEITSRRLIVIK; encoded by the coding sequence ATGGCTATAATTGTTGTATGTATATTAACTATTTATAATGGACCGATTCTTATCGGGGGCAGGCAATGGGATCAGAAGATACATAACATAAATAATATTGAATTCGGAGTAACGAACTATGGAAAAATAGGGGTGCCCTGTTACTGGCCTAAAGGAAGTGGTCAGGGGTATATTTTTGGCTCAGGGATATGGGTTGGTGCCATTGACTCTATAACCTGCGATACAATGGTGACAATTGGTTATGGAACCCATGGCGGAGAATCTGAATTTGTTCCGGGTTTATACGGACAGGACCCGGGTGCACCTTGTGTAATAATCTATATGTATCCATACCCCTGGCCCGCACCTTTAGATAGTTTTCCCATGGCTCCACAGGAACCATTATCAGACCAGGATTCCTGGTGTTGTTATAATGATTGTGATTCAACATATCATATGCCAAATGATACAAAACCAATCGGCATTGGAGTCTATCAAACCGTCTATGTCTGGAGTGATTCTTTGCTTGCGGATATGGCGTTTTTGAAATTTGAAATAAAGAATGTGCTGCACAAACCGATTAAGAATCTATATTTCGGATATTGTGCTGATTGTGACATTGGAAATGAGGCAGGGACTAATGCTAATGACATTTGCTATGCAATCGTTGGAAAATGGTATGTAGTAAATGGCGAATCAATCTGGGTTGATAATCTTGCATTTCAGTATCAATTTGCAGATGAACCAGGCTGGAGTGATGTTGGCGCAATCGGCTTTGATTTATTGCAGACACCATTTGATTTACAATGGGGGCAGGATAAAGATAACGATGGTATTGTAGACCAGTATGAGCGGGATAGTATTTATTATTGGAATAATGTGCCGCCAAGTCAATGGGATATTGACAATGATGGCGTCCCGGACTGGCGTGATCCATCGGAGAATCCTCAGATGGGATTGACAGCATACAAGAGATTTACCTTGGTAAGCGATCCGTATCATGACAATGAACGATATTTAGCCCTTGCCGGATATGATTATAACAATGGGCAATATGTTCCTTATGATACAGTAGTCCCCCAACCCGATGACCAGCGGTTTTTGATGGCAAGTGGACCGTTCCAGCTGATGCCTGATTCCAGCGCCACCATTATATTGGGAGTTATGTTAACATACTGGGATAGATATAACCATTCAATGCCCGATACTGAAATTGTCCTGCTTGACCACCGAATGCAGACTTATTGGAATTTGAACTGGAGATTGGGTATTCACGCAGGTTCTTTATTCAGCTCAAAGGTTAATAACCTTTGTATAAAACCGAATCCGGTTAAAGACGAGGCAAGGGTACATTTTATTTTAAAAGAACCTTCCTATGTTACTTTAAATCTCTACAATTCATTGGGACAATTAGTACTGAATGCTTGGAATGGTGTTAAACCAACAGGAGAATATAATATAAGAATTGATGTCCGTGAATTGCCATCGGGAACTTATTTTCTTGTATTAAAGTCAGAAACGGAAATTACAAGCAGAAGACTGATCGTGATAAAGTGA
- a CDS encoding C25 family cysteine peptidase, with amino-acid sequence MITILFLLSGIYTGYFEFDVSELQFIRSDNTKLRIPNWEITDITGAPELPCKTVKIALPSYASIKKIEILSTERKEFDLESDVAFSLAPEIFSKKDIKKINLRDENIYLSSNPYPDKIIYFKGSGFLDGYQICELLFIPFQYFPTSKKLIVYHSIKFSIHYDGGTNSSAAGDFIRKMVVNPEDVIIRTKTPDQERIKYLIITESPMDTVFQRLADWKTKKGIPARVRNVNWIINNYPGEDSAARIRNYLKTLTDSGTVYVLLGGDIDYIPCRFAYAMTCSANIYPGREDTMPCDLYYADLQGNWDRDNDRSYGEIEDSIDLYPDLIVGRAPVNTISEAQRFVEKILTYEKNPPFEYLDNGLFTAEILWWDPYTDQGIHKNKIGNEAFPNYFEITKLYQSLGNETKEAVMQAIRDGQNLINHDGHGWINLISVGGWPHRIYNVDFDTLTNGPKYGILYSIGCWTNAFDSASVSEAFVNSPNGGGVAFIGNSSYGWGSPGNPGFGYSDRFDSRFFYSLFRENNYHLGEALAQAKAYFIPYSREENVYRWHQYQINLLGDPELPVWTKAPDTMIAFSPDYIPLGNARIMITVKDKKTNSPLRNALVCLMKGNESYSSGYTDASGSAFLNTNALTTGNFDLTITAHNYIPLELTTPVISGAYVNFGGWIINDIFGNNDQIANPDEDILLPTKIINCGNITARNIQLIISTNDTLALVFDSTAFADSLLPNDSITIDNAFAIRIREFARNGNCATFNLRIVFNSDTLIFKPNILIGTPQLKIEQTDIKTLPALPGQIESLYIDLKNSGYGAGHSVRSGLSSLDPYGFVLIDTVRYGEIPPEVIKKATEPFVVYISPFVPLPHISKFLLNIHSENSLFIDTVSILIGETGFFDDMESGTTLWTTGGTNNLWHISPRRYFSQSHSWFCGNETTGQYVNNMNCYIQTIPFMIHKNSLLKFYRWFNVPIYGSDGIYVIVLHNNNADTLDFIGTGGALQNRPINSDWFCEKYLLDDYSSGDSIQIRIAFVSDNDGHTGEGFYIDDFSVEYQTAVEEGIMEASGQKLKLEVLPNPFQNQCVIKFRISDFKFPQIDDVGQGFLQEPMVLSEPEVSLVVYDIAGRLVKSFNLPFYISNHASNIVWDGKDDAGRKLPAGIYFIQLEAGNKKEIQKVILLR; translated from the coding sequence TTGATAACAATTTTGTTTCTTCTAAGTGGCATTTACACCGGCTATTTTGAATTTGATGTAAGTGAATTGCAATTTATACGGTCAGACAATACAAAGTTGAGGATACCGAACTGGGAAATTACTGATATAACAGGTGCGCCAGAATTACCTTGTAAAACAGTAAAAATTGCCCTCCCTTCTTATGCAAGTATAAAAAAGATTGAAATACTTTCTACTGAACGAAAGGAATTTGATTTAGAATCAGATGTTGCATTTTCTTTAGCACCGGAAATCTTCTCAAAAAAAGATATAAAAAAAATCAATCTGCGCGATGAAAATATTTATTTATCATCAAATCCATATCCAGACAAAATTATTTATTTTAAAGGTTCTGGATTTCTTGATGGTTATCAAATATGTGAACTCTTATTCATCCCTTTTCAGTATTTCCCTACATCAAAAAAACTCATTGTGTATCATTCTATAAAATTTTCAATACATTACGATGGAGGCACAAATTCTTCTGCCGCAGGGGATTTTATAAGAAAGATGGTCGTAAATCCTGAAGATGTGATAATAAGAACAAAAACTCCAGATCAAGAAAGAATAAAATATCTAATAATAACCGAATCACCAATGGATACTGTATTCCAGCGACTCGCTGACTGGAAGACAAAAAAAGGGATTCCTGCGCGGGTAAGAAATGTAAATTGGATAATAAACAATTATCCAGGAGAAGATAGTGCAGCACGAATTAGAAATTATCTAAAAACCTTAACGGATTCAGGCACGGTCTATGTCCTGCTCGGAGGTGACATTGATTATATTCCCTGCCGATTCGCCTATGCAATGACCTGTAGTGCCAATATCTATCCCGGAAGGGAAGATACAATGCCCTGTGATTTGTATTATGCGGATTTGCAGGGAAACTGGGATAGAGATAATGACCGAAGTTATGGAGAAATTGAGGATAGTATAGATTTGTATCCAGACCTTATTGTGGGCAGAGCACCGGTCAACACTATCTCTGAGGCACAAAGGTTTGTAGAAAAAATTTTAACATACGAAAAGAATCCACCCTTTGAATATCTTGACAATGGGCTCTTTACGGCTGAAATCCTGTGGTGGGATCCATATACAGATCAGGGGATTCATAAAAATAAGATTGGTAATGAAGCATTCCCCAATTACTTTGAGATAACAAAATTATACCAGAGTCTTGGCAACGAAACGAAAGAAGCGGTGATGCAGGCGATAAGGGATGGACAGAATCTGATAAATCACGATGGCCATGGCTGGATAAATTTGATCTCAGTAGGAGGCTGGCCCCATCGGATTTATAATGTTGATTTTGATACGTTAACGAATGGACCGAAATATGGAATTTTATATTCAATCGGCTGCTGGACAAATGCATTTGATTCAGCATCGGTATCTGAGGCATTTGTCAACAGTCCGAATGGGGGCGGTGTGGCATTCATTGGCAATTCCAGCTATGGCTGGGGTTCGCCCGGGAATCCTGGATTTGGCTATTCCGACCGCTTTGATTCACGATTTTTCTATTCACTCTTTAGAGAAAATAATTACCATCTTGGTGAAGCACTGGCACAGGCAAAGGCATATTTCATCCCATATTCAAGGGAAGAGAATGTCTATAGATGGCATCAATATCAGATAAATCTTCTTGGCGACCCGGAATTGCCGGTATGGACCAAAGCCCCTGATACAATGATTGCCTTTTCTCCCGATTATATCCCGCTGGGCAATGCACGAATAATGATTACCGTAAAAGATAAGAAAACAAATTCACCCCTGCGCAATGCCCTTGTCTGTTTAATGAAAGGCAATGAATCATATTCTTCCGGATATACTGATGCGAGTGGTTCGGCATTTTTAAACACAAATGCATTGACCACAGGAAATTTTGATCTGACCATAACCGCTCATAATTATATTCCCCTTGAATTGACAACTCCAGTAATAAGTGGGGCATATGTAAATTTCGGCGGATGGATTATAAATGATATCTTTGGCAATAACGACCAGATTGCAAATCCCGATGAAGATATACTACTTCCAACAAAAATAATCAATTGTGGTAATATTACGGCGAGAAATATTCAATTAATAATTTCAACCAATGATACACTCGCCCTGGTCTTTGACAGCACTGCATTTGCTGATTCATTATTACCCAATGATTCAATAACTATTGACAACGCATTTGCAATAAGGATAAGAGAATTTGCCCGGAACGGTAATTGTGCTACATTTAATTTGAGAATAGTTTTCAACAGTGACACCCTGATTTTTAAGCCGAACATCCTCATTGGAACACCACAATTAAAGATTGAGCAAACCGATATTAAAACCTTACCCGCCTTACCCGGACAGATAGAATCATTGTATATAGATTTAAAAAATTCTGGTTATGGTGCCGGGCATTCAGTCCGGTCAGGATTATCATCCCTTGACCCTTATGGGTTTGTGCTCATTGATACTGTTCGCTATGGTGAAATTCCCCCTGAAGTGATAAAGAAAGCTACAGAGCCTTTTGTAGTATATATAAGTCCGTTCGTTCCCTTGCCCCATATTTCTAAGTTTTTGCTTAATATCCACTCGGAGAATTCACTATTTATTGATACAGTATCAATATTAATTGGTGAAACTGGATTTTTCGATGATATGGAATCCGGCACTACTTTATGGACAACCGGAGGAACAAATAATCTTTGGCATATTTCACCGAGAAGATATTTCTCACAATCACATTCCTGGTTTTGTGGCAATGAAACCACTGGCCAATATGTCAATAATATGAACTGTTACATCCAGACCATACCGTTTATGATCCATAAAAATTCTCTACTAAAATTCTACCGCTGGTTTAATGTGCCGATCTATGGTAGTGATGGAATCTATGTCATTGTTCTCCATAATAATAATGCGGATACCCTTGATTTCATCGGCACCGGCGGTGCCCTCCAAAACCGGCCGATCAATAGTGATTGGTTCTGTGAGAAATATTTACTTGATGATTACTCTTCCGGTGACTCCATTCAGATTCGCATTGCCTTTGTCAGTGATAATGATGGGCATACGGGAGAAGGTTTTTATATAGATGATTTCAGTGTTGAATACCAAACCGCTGTTGAAGAAGGTATAATGGAAGCTTCCGGGCAAAAATTAAAACTCGAAGTCTTACCAAATCCATTTCAGAATCAATGTGTGATTAAATTTCGCATTTCCGATTTCAAATTTCCCCAAATTGATGATGTAGGACAAGGCTTTCTTCAAGAACCGATGGTTCTTTCAGAACCAGAGGTCAGCCTTGTGGTTTATGATATTGCAGGCAGACTTGTTAAATCATTTAACTTGCCCTTTTACATCTCAAACCATGCATCCAATATTGTATGGGATGGTAAAGATGATGCAGGTCGTAAACTTCCTGCCGGAATCTACTTTATTCAACTGGAAGCAGGAAATAAGAAAGAAATACAAAAAGTTATATTACTTCGCTAA
- a CDS encoding sensor domain-containing diguanylate cyclase — protein sequence MNQKSLPEELAEIAQSLLEHSSIEKAFETITKTACSFFNASASAIMLFDKEREYLTIAHSINLSSEYLKVVKVKKGEEIAGKVCMEKKPRFVSDVIKVFEEKGDFFSIEWIKKEGLKSLVTSPLLLKDESIGCLNLYYREKLQNFDNYPALDFFCKLAALTIEHTKLINEIEEKSRIVTELEHIGITLTSTFETENILKVLLASAIRITNTDSASLIVIDESTASVLESYDFSKETKEIKRYRTTARLTNGISGEILKKRKPVIIPDLSRYENVNPIALQKGRRAVAALPLIARENLIGILYVDSQVPRDFSHSQIEYLQLLCSQAAIALDNTRLYKKITREAQETAILYEVSRTFISTLDFSVLLNNILERLVETFGYLNLAIFLVDEEKQELKLCSYINYPETVKEIQIKIGATGITGHVAATREMYYSPDVSKDPYYIPGVKEAKSEVCFPLMIGDKLIGVLDVESPEIDGFTPDDIKILSTLSAQIAIALDNARLYEEAKRLSLTDPLTGLPNRRSFEIMIENEIRRAERYRRLFAVLMMDFDNFKSYNDKFGHSAGDNILKRFSTLMKEAIRDVDFLGRYGGDEFIAVLPETDANFALVVAERIRKKIESENLDPPVTLSIGIAVFPKDSREKQKLIDLADHACYEAKEMGGNRVNFAGGKI from the coding sequence ATGAACCAGAAATCTTTACCAGAAGAACTTGCTGAGATTGCTCAATCACTTCTTGAACACAGTTCAATTGAAAAAGCATTTGAGACTATTACTAAAACCGCTTGTTCTTTCTTCAATGCCTCCGCATCGGCAATCATGCTTTTTGATAAAGAAAGAGAATACCTTACAATCGCCCATTCAATAAACCTATCAAGTGAATATCTTAAGGTTGTGAAGGTAAAAAAAGGTGAAGAAATTGCAGGAAAAGTCTGTATGGAAAAAAAACCTCGTTTTGTGTCGGATGTAATTAAGGTTTTTGAAGAAAAAGGTGATTTCTTCTCTATTGAATGGATAAAAAAAGAAGGGTTAAAGTCCTTGGTTACATCCCCTCTTTTATTGAAGGATGAATCTATCGGCTGTCTAAACCTTTACTATCGCGAAAAATTACAAAATTTTGATAACTACCCTGCATTAGATTTCTTCTGTAAACTTGCCGCCCTTACAATTGAACATACAAAATTGATAAACGAAATAGAAGAAAAATCAAGAATTGTAACCGAACTTGAACATATTGGAATAACCCTAACTTCAACCTTTGAAACCGAAAATATCCTAAAGGTCCTACTTGCTTCTGCAATAAGAATTACTAATACAGATAGTGCGAGTTTAATCGTAATTGATGAATCAACTGCTTCAGTCCTTGAATCTTACGATTTCTCAAAAGAAACTAAAGAGATAAAGAGATATAGAACGACTGCCCGTCTTACTAATGGAATTTCTGGAGAAATCTTGAAAAAACGCAAGCCTGTAATCATACCTGATTTAAGCAGATACGAAAATGTGAATCCCATCGCATTACAAAAGGGAAGAAGGGCAGTAGCAGCATTGCCTTTAATTGCACGCGAAAATCTCATTGGGATACTTTATGTTGATTCTCAAGTTCCGAGAGATTTCTCACATTCACAAATTGAATATCTTCAACTATTATGTTCCCAGGCAGCAATTGCCCTTGATAATACAAGATTGTATAAAAAAATCACCAGAGAGGCACAAGAAACTGCAATTTTGTATGAAGTAAGCAGAACCTTTATCTCCACCCTTGATTTTAGTGTCCTTTTAAATAATATTCTGGAACGCCTGGTTGAAACATTTGGTTATCTAAATCTTGCAATATTTCTTGTAGATGAAGAAAAGCAGGAATTGAAACTTTGTTCATATATAAATTATCCTGAAACAGTAAAGGAGATTCAAATAAAAATTGGTGCCACAGGTATAACCGGGCATGTAGCAGCAACAAGGGAGATGTATTATTCACCTGATGTATCAAAGGACCCATATTATATACCCGGTGTAAAAGAAGCAAAAAGTGAGGTATGTTTTCCTTTAATGATAGGTGACAAATTGATTGGCGTCCTTGATGTAGAAAGCCCAGAAATTGATGGTTTCACACCGGACGATATAAAAATCCTTTCTACACTCAGTGCCCAGATTGCTATTGCCCTTGATAACGCAAGGCTTTATGAAGAGGCAAAAAGACTTTCTCTGACCGACCCACTCACAGGATTACCAAACCGTCGCAGTTTTGAGATAATGATTGAAAATGAAATCCGAAGGGCGGAGCGTTATCGCAGGTTATTTGCAGTTTTGATGATGGATTTTGATAATTTCAAAAGTTATAATGATAAATTTGGACATTCGGCCGGTGATAATATATTAAAAAGATTTAGCACCTTGATGAAAGAAGCAATTAGAGATGTTGACTTTTTGGGACGGTATGGCGGGGATGAATTTATTGCGGTATTGCCTGAGACTGATGCCAATTTCGCCTTGGTCGTTGCCGAAAGAATACGAAAGAAGATTGAATCTGAAAATCTTGACCCACCGGTTACGCTCAGTATCGGAATTGCAGTATTTCCAAAAGATAGCAGAGAAAAGCAAAAACTCATTGACCTCGCCGACCATGCCTGCTATGAGGCAAAGGAAATGGGCGGGAATAGGGTTAATTTTGCGGGAGGAAAGATTTGA
- a CDS encoding HEAT repeat domain-containing protein, with product MIRHIDNIILLLLVFFISCGMPPKDKALSILRDGVKDKSEVIQVNAAKSMIEIGDKQGYEVIYNILQNGGNDAKVSALGALYSLKERVYSPVIAKLCNDSEPLVRTEAYHLISLSSDTGYYKILIQGTNDRIARIRRYAYQGLANFKDIQNITRGLRDIDPLVRISAAKSIGLSGRIEAKDFIKKEMDPKNPNVEIWVQAVLALGELKDTSSIQYIKDLLTDTPWDLKIAAAEALLMLKDNAGVEVLKSGLQSPDPFVRVKVVEIMERYPLPEFYDLLKEACKDEYINVSIGAINALLKYQKKENVKLFESLLKAPNPLVRIASAGAYLRSL from the coding sequence ATGATAAGGCATATAGATAATATTATTTTGCTCTTGCTCGTATTTTTTATTTCCTGTGGTATGCCACCCAAGGATAAGGCTTTATCAATTTTAAGGGACGGGGTAAAGGATAAATCAGAAGTAATCCAGGTAAATGCTGCAAAGTCTATGATTGAAATTGGTGATAAACAGGGTTACGAAGTAATTTATAATATCCTTCAGAATGGTGGTAATGATGCAAAGGTTTCTGCACTGGGTGCCTTATATTCATTGAAAGAAAGGGTCTATTCACCAGTTATAGCCAAACTATGCAATGATTCAGAGCCACTTGTCAGAACTGAAGCATATCATCTCATTTCATTGAGCAGTGATACGGGCTATTACAAGATTCTTATTCAAGGAACAAACGACCGTATTGCAAGGATAAGAAGATATGCATATCAAGGGCTTGCGAATTTTAAGGATATTCAAAATATTACCCGCGGGCTCAGGGATATTGACCCACTTGTCAGGATTTCTGCAGCAAAGTCCATTGGTTTATCAGGTAGAATTGAAGCAAAAGATTTTATTAAAAAAGAAATGGACCCTAAGAATCCTAATGTAGAAATATGGGTACAGGCTGTCCTTGCCCTTGGTGAATTGAAAGATACATCATCAATACAATATATCAAAGACCTTTTGACAGATACACCCTGGGACTTAAAGATTGCCGCAGCAGAGGCACTTCTTATGTTAAAAGATAATGCTGGAGTTGAAGTCTTAAAATCCGGACTCCAGTCGCCAGACCCATTTGTTCGGGTCAAGGTAGTTGAAATTATGGAACGTTATCCATTGCCTGAATTTTATGATCTATTGAAAGAGGCATGCAAAGATGAATATATAAATGTTTCTATCGGTGCGATAAATGCCCTTTTGAAGTATCAAAAAAAAGAGAATGTAAAATTATTTGAGAGTTTACTCAAAGCACCGAATCCGCTCGTCAGAATTGCTTCTGCGGGTGCATATTTGAGGAGTTTATAA